Sequence from the Equus caballus isolate H_3958 breed thoroughbred chromosome 6, TB-T2T, whole genome shotgun sequence genome:
ctgttagtgtCCATGCTGTGGCCATGGCTCACATGAgaggaaaaacagaggaagattggtgacagatgttagctcaggatgagtcttcttcagcaaaacaaaacaaaacgaaaagtTCAGCATTGAGAAATGCAACAAAGGAATCAAGACAAGAAACCCATATGTATACTAATTATAtacataataattatataataatgtaataatgtttatatatgatatttaatcatatataaatgcatatatatgatAGGAGATGTATCTAATCTTCTATCATAAGagattatgtacatatatatatatgtatatcacagGAAGTAAAGTCATATAATCTCCTGTCATATACATCTCCTCCATTGATATGTATATAATCTCCTTTGTCTTTGACAGTGAAGGTCACATTGGTTACTTGGGCAATGATCCTGTTGATTATTAATGGAAATAGAAGTCAGAATTCAGTAACCTGTGCAATCAATAATAGGTAAATATGTAGAGAAGATAGCTATGGACGTCATGAAAAATGGAGGGGAGTAAAACAGGTAGTTAcaggaataaaatactttgtcttttgaaattttatttaaatttgactGTAAAAACCAACTAGTTAGATTGATTTATATATAAGCTAAGTTGAATGAAACTAGAAAAGTAGTTGATGTCTTAGTCCATAAATTGTAGAAAACTGGTTGTAGAACaaaattgtatgtgtgtgtgtgtatgttaaacACTAGAGAAGGGTTTGAAGATAAGATGGTTCTAATAAAAAATGAGATACAGATAAAATAGCAAGGGTCATGTTCTGaatttttgaaatgtaattttttcttaactttttaaggaTGTTAGTGCAGAATGAAGAACACAAATTTTCAAGGAGATTATTGGGATTCCTGCAGGAAAATTACAAGGAAGTACCTGGAGCTTAGAGACCTTTTCAGGGGAGATCTTTGTATCTGAGATTTAAAAAGTTCTGGAATCCATAATAAAAAGCAGAAGGGAGCAATTTGGAATAATCTGGTGTTTGCTCTTTCTGGAGTgttatgatccttttgatgactGAAAAGAGCTCAGATTCTTTCTCCCTGACTGAATGCAGATTGCATAAAACATCAAAGGTAATAATGAAAAATCACACAGCAATAACAACATTCATCTTGTTGGGACTTACAGAGGATCCACAGCTGCAAGTTctggtttttatctttttatttctgacatACGTTATGAGCATAACTGGAAACCTGACCATTATCGCTCTTACCTTGATGGATTCTCATCTTAAAACtcctatgtattttttccttagaaATTTCTCCATCTTAGAAATCTCCTTCACAACAGTATATATTCCCAGATTCTTGTACAGCTTATCAACTGGGGACAATACTATTACTTATAATGCCTGTGGcagtcaaatattttttattggacTCTTTGGGGCTACAGAGTTTTTTCTCCTGGCAGccatgtcctatgaccgctatgtggccatctgtaaacCCCTGCATTACATGGCCATCATGAGCAACAGAGTCTGTGCCATCCTTGTCCTCTGCTGCTGGGTCTCTGGGTTGGTGATCATCATCACACCACTTGGTATGGGTTTCCAACTGGAATTCTGTGTCTCCAATGCCATTGACCATTTTGGCTGTGATGCAGCTCCCCTTCTTAAGATTTCATGTTCAGATACATGGTTTATAGAGCAGACCATTATTATTTGTGCAGTGTTGACATTCGTTATCACACTAATAGGTGTGATTCTTTCCTATGTATTTATCATCAGGACAATTCTAAGATTCCCCTCtgctcagcaaagaaaaaaagcttttttcACTTGTTCTTCTCACATGACTGTTGTTTCCATCACTTATGGCAGCTGTATTTTCATCTACATCAAACCTTCTGCCAAAGAGGGTGTGGACGTTAACAAAGGGGTATCTGTGCTCACTACCTCTGTTGCCCCTTTACTGAACCCCTTCATTTATACCTTGAGGAACAAGCAAGTGAAACAAGCTTTCAGTGACACAATCGAAAGGATTGCATGTCTTGCACACCAGTAAGCTTGAGGTGAATTTGGTCAGTCTCTgagcagaaaaaaattactttaaaattcttctgaaaatcctaaacttattttattcttattaatcTATAGCCCAGTCAGGTTAACCTTCTTATAGCCCTTTGAATCTTACTTTGGGAACCCACAATATACAAGTCACGCcgcttctttcttttcaaatgaacCTTTCTTCTCAGGGCAACTTCTCTCATTAAAAGGACATGAGAacatatttctagaaaataaaaataaaaatttttcctcacttatttctaattttccacaagctaaaaagaaattaaataaagcaCTGATGTCAGCAAGGTGGTGGAATAGGAAACCCCAGGCCCTTGTTTCTCCCATGGAGTCACCACTGAACAACATTATACAAACCAAATTCTCAATGTAAGAACTCCAAAAATGAGATAAATTAGCAGCACTCCAGAAATTGCAAAGCCAAGAAGAGTAGCATTAAAGTGGGAAGAGAAATTCACGGCATTTTTCATCCCATCCCATAGCCCCTCCCCATACTTGGCACTGAGTCCTGCAATCAGGAGAAACTCTCAATTCACAGCTTCTGTCTTGGGAGGTAAACAGATAAGTGGAATGTGCATCCAATATTTGGGCATTTTTAGGGTTACTCAATGAACTGGTCTCTATCTCACTTGTCCTGGAGTGGTAATGAGAAGAGTGGAATATTTTGGATGCCAGGTTAGGGGCTGCTAAGAACAAGGGGAGGTTCTGTGGCTTGTTATAGCACCAGAGAGACTATAGTAACAATGACAGACATCAGCTAGAGCAAGAGATTATGGGCTCCTGAGGAGAAAATGGGCCAAATCTCTTTAGGTAATTACAATCCCAGAGAAGACAAATTCACAGAAAAGATTTGAGAGGTCCTCTGAATCAATAGCCTGGATGATTGGTGAAGTTCATCCTCTGTGCAAAGCCAATTCATAAAGATTGAAAGAGGTGGCTGTTTTTTCAAATGTCCAAATTTTAAGAAAGATCATAAGGCATACTAAGGAACAGTGACCCATGGCCCAAAAACCAAATTAACTCTCCAACTAGTGACCCTAGGGAAACAATGTATGAATTATctaacaaagaattcaaaatagcagtTTTAAAGATGCTTAATGAGAACAAAGAGGcagaactaaatgaaatcagCAAAAGGATTCATGAACAATATGAGAATATCAACAGAAAgatagaaactattaaaaaaaagagaccaaCAGATATTCTGGAGCTGAATAATATAATGCCTTTGAGAAATTTATCTAGAGGAGTTAAATAGTAGTCTTgctcaagcagaagaaagaatcagtgaacttgaagacagttCATTTGAAATTACTAAGTCaaggagcaaaaagagaaaaaaagtgaagaaaagtgaagagagcATAAAGGACTTAGGAGACGCCATCAAATGGACCAATACACACATTATGAGattcccagaagaagagagagataaaagagCAGAGACCcgatttgaagaaataatgactaaaaacGTTCCAGATCTGAGGAAAGAAACGAATACACAAATTCTAGAAGTTCAAAGAAGTCCCCGTTCAGTGAATCCAAAGAAACCCACAGACATTATAAACCAACTGTCTAAAgttacagataaagagagaatcttgaaagcagcaagagaaaaacaatttctcaGATTTAAGGGAAATCCTATTAGATTATCaggggatttctcagcagaaaccttgcaggccagaaaGCATTGGGGTAATATATCCAAAGTGCTTAAAGAAAAAGCTGGCAACCAAGATACTGTATCAAGCAAAActcttcttcaaaaatgaaggggaaattaAGAATTCCTCAGACAAGCATAAGCTGAAGCAATTCATGACCACTTGATgtgccctacaagaaatactagTGGGAATCCTTAAAGTAGGAGTGGAAGAATTCTAGACAGTAACATGTAACTGTACAAAATTATAAAGTTCTCTGGTAAAGTTAAGTATATAGACAAATATGGAATCCTGTAGTATTGTAATCTTGGTGcataatttagttttaattttgatttagaatttaaaatgcaaaagaataaaaatataaatatatgtaaataaatatacaatatagaaAGATATGTTGATGTCTTCTTACTTCTGTAACATAAAGTGGGGGATGGAGATATAAAGGACTAGAGTTTTTGAACGCAATTGAAGTTAggttgttatcagtttaaaattgATTGATAACTGTAAGATGTTTTATATAATCTTCATGGTGACCATAAAGAAGATAGTTATGGAACgttcacaaaaggaaataagataGGAATCAAAGCATGTCattacaaaaaaatcaatgaaactccAAGAAAGTAAGTGATAAAGATAAGAGGGCCAAACAGcttcaaaatataccaaaaataatggccaaaatgGCAATAGTATGTCTTTCTTCAGAGGAATTACATAGAGTAAGTGGACTAAACTCCCAAGTCAAGACATAGAATAATATAgtaacataaaagagaaaagatactACTCATTAATTACTTGAAATTGACAATTTAAGTAATTACAAGTTGTACAGATGCTAACAATAATAGGAATCATTAGGAATCACTTTATTGAAGTAGAAGAGTAATTACCTAGTTATTTGTTGATGCCATCATTACCCTgacataaaaacaagcaaaaattagaagaaaaaaatctgcatATCAATAGTTTCTCTaagtataaatgaaaaaattcttaacaaaattttataaatgtgatttcaaaatacataaacagGATAATATGACATGATCATGTatgatttatcccaggaatgcaagattggtttaacattagaaaatcaatgtaattctcCATATTAAATgactaaaacattttaaaaacttttgataatctgaatatatgcagaaaaatcattcatTAAAGTCCAACatatatttctgataaaaactatCAGAAAACTAGGGAcagaagagaatttcctcaacttgaaaAGGGGGATCAACGAATCACATAGTTTACGTAATATTCGGTGGTGGAATACTGAATTTTTTCCAAGATCAGTACAAAGCATCAGATGTCTaatttcaccacttctattcaacattgtactggggGTTCTAGCTGATGTCATAAGAGAAGAAAAACGTATCcaagctggaaaggaagaaataaaactgtctttattcatatttcattcCAGAGAGCATGACTACccatatagaaaattctaaaaaaaaatagctatagTAGCTATCCAAAAAAGCTACTACAACTATTTTAACAAATTCACAAGATACAAggtcaataaaaaataagtattcagaaaattaaataaatagtatatatagcatcaaataatattaaatactTAAGGAAAAACCCACCAAAATGTGTACAATACCTTTATAATGCAACCTACTAAACATTGTTAAAAAACTTTTAGGGGCTGGTTCCATGTGGTTCATTTCggtgggctccactttggcagcccagattttgtgggttcagatcctgggtgcaggcttACACCACTTgtaagtcatgctgtggcagtgacccaaatacaacaaaagagggttggtacagatgttagctcagggctaatcttcctcaagcaaaaaaaaaaaaacaaaacaaaaaaccttttgAAAGATCTAAGTAAATTGATAGATATACTATGTTTATGGAACAAAGATTCAGTTCTataagtaaaagaaaaggaattctgaCAACAACCTGAGTGAACTTGGAAGCAAATCCTTTCCCAGTCAATCCTCCAGATGAAAACGCAACACAGCTCACACCCTGACTGAAGACCCTAAGCAGAAGACTCAGCAAAGACGTGCCAGACCTCCTGACCTACACAAACTGTGAGATAATGTGTGTGTTGTTTCATGCCACTAACTTTGTGGCAATTTGTTTTGCAcgaatagaaaactaacacaagcT
This genomic interval carries:
- the OR6C318B gene encoding olfactory receptor family 6 subfamily C member 318B, whose product is MKNHTAITTFILLGLTEDPQLQVLVFIFLFLTYVMSITGNLTIIALTLMDSHLKTPMYFFLRNFSILEISFTTVYIPRFLYSLSTGDNTITYNACGSQIFFIGLFGATEFFLLAAMSYDRYVAICKPLHYMAIMSNRVCAILVLCCWVSGLVIIITPLGMGFQLEFCVSNAIDHFGCDAAPLLKISCSDTWFIEQTIIICAVLTFVITLIGVILSYVFIIRTILRFPSAQQRKKAFFTCSSHMTVVSITYGSCIFIYIKPSAKEGVDVNKGVSVLTTSVAPLLNPFIYTLRNKQVKQAFSDTIERIACLAHQ